From the genome of Palaemon carinicauda isolate YSFRI2023 chromosome 6, ASM3689809v2, whole genome shotgun sequence, one region includes:
- the LOC137642121 gene encoding probable serine/threonine-protein kinase clkA — protein sequence MKVAFFMLAVAVATAQQFNQRREFNTAVRLTGPGFFQQGGSFTDRSSFDNSNFDQQRRSFTSSNNDNFHNQNSNFQSSSFVSNRNLDSSQPIQNNNQFLSGSRTFQIDQQNRNQNQLKNPRSQQNQQNTFTSNAFQQNRGSQLQSPSNVNNFQQNQQNSENQFQTSFDRENSRNRIALLDNIQLTPSTRFQSPSGQQSSGFSFQANRNQQSTGNQFQQSNLNQRNFESNFRSNDNNRFSSGSRSQSVAQVRSGSSSSDFNEESNGVFEPLNLPSGASALLGGISTSFSCVERPYGYYADQENFCRVFHICNPYLFSDGEVQTYQYSFMCGEGTVFDQNELTCKKEYDATPCQEAANFYFRNEQFGRPEERSF from the exons tGCTTGCTGTTGCTGTTGCAACTGCACAGCAGTTCAACCAGAGACGTGAATTCAATACAGCTGTCCGACTTACTGGTCCGGGATTCTTCCAACAAGGAGGATCTTTTACTGATCGTTCATCCTTTGATAACAGCAACTTCGATCAGCAGCGACGATCTTTCACCAGTTCTAACAATGACAACTTCCATAATCAAAACAGTAATTTCCAGTCTTCCTCATTTGTTAGTAACAGGAATCTTGATTCATCTCAACCTATCCAGAACAACAACCAGTTTCTGTCTGGATCAAGAACTTTCCAGATAGATCAACAAAACAGGAATCAAAATCAGTTAAAAAACCCTCGGTctcaacaaaatcaacaaaataccTTCACTTCAAATGCCTTCCAGCAGAACAGAGGAAGCCAGCTCCAGTCTCCTTCCAACGTAAATAATTTCCAACAGAACCAGCAAAATTCTGAAAACCAGTTCCAGACATCTTTCGACAGAGAAAACTCTAGGAACAGAATTGCATTGCTTGACAATATTCAACTAACTCCATCTACCAGATTCCAGAGCCCATCTGGTCAGCAATCTTCGGGATTTTCTTTCCAGGCTAACAGAAACCAGCAGAGCACAGGTAACCAATTCCAGCAGTCAAATCTGAACCAGAGAAATTTTGAAAGCAACTTCCGTTCCAATGACAACAACCGATTCTCAAGTGGAAGTCGGTCTCAGTCCGTTGCTCAGGTGCGATCAGGTTCATCTTCCAGTGACTTTAATGAAGAATCTAACGGAGTTTTCGAACCCTTAAACCTTCCCTCTGGAGCCAGTGCCCTACTTGGAGGCATCTCCACTTCTTTCAGCTGTGTGGAGAGACCTTATGGCTATTATGCTGACCAAGAAAACTTCTGCCGTGTCTTCCATATCTGCAATCCTTATCTTTTCTCTGACGGAGAAGTTCAGACCTATCAGTATAG CTTCATGTGTGGCGAAGGCACCGTCTTCGACCAGAACGAGTTGACCTGTAAGAAGGAGTACGACGCAACCCCTTGCCAGGAGGCAGCCAACTTCTACTTCAGAAACGAACAATTTGGGCGCCCAGAAGAAAGGTCTTTCTAA
- the LOC137642122 gene encoding dr1-associated corepressor homolog codes for MKICIFFFAVALATAQQFNQRREFNTAVRLAGPGFFQQGGSFAGRSSFDNNNFDQQRQSFTSSNNDNFQNKNSNFQSTSFAGDRTFGSSRSFPNNNQFESGTTSFQRDQQNRFNSLYSRNQNQFQNRQFQQNQQDTFSSNDFQTTRGNQFQSTRTTINFPQNRFQDNFNQQNSQNQFQTSFDRENSRNRVLLLENIQLTPSTRFQSTSGQQSSGISFQANRNQQNTGNPFQQSNLNQRNYESNFRSNDNNRFSSGSRSQSVAQVRSGSSFSDFNEESNGVFEPLNLPSGASALLGSISTSFTCADRPYGYYADQQNSCRVFHVCNPYLFSDGKVQNYQYSFMCGEGTVFDQNELTCKEEYDATPCQEADNFYFRNEQFGRPEDKAF; via the exons ATGAAGATCTGTATCTTTT TCTTTGCCGTTGCTCTTGCAACTGCACAGCAGTTCAACCAGAGACGCGAATTCAACACAGCTGTCCGACTTGCTGGTCCTGGATTCTTCCAACAAGGAGGATCTTTTGCTGGTCGTTCATCCTTTGACAATAACAATTTCGATCAGCAACGACAATCTTTCACCAGTTCTAACAATGATAACTTCcagaataaaaatagtaatttccaGTCTACCTCTTTCGCTGGTGACAGGACCTTCGGCTCATCAAGATCCTTCCCGAACAATAATCAGTTTGAGTCTGGAACAACATCTTTCCAAAGGGATCAACAAAACAGATTCAATTCATTATATTCTAGAAACCAAAATCAATTCCAGAATCGTCAGTTCCAACAGAATCAACAAGACACATTTTCTTCTAATGATTTTCAGACGACCAGAGGAAACCAATTCCAGTCTACCAGAACTACAATAAATTTCCCCCAGAACCGATTCCAGGATAATTTTAACCAGCAAAATTCTCAAAATCAGTTCCAGACATCTTTCGACAGAGAAAACTCAAGGAATAGAGTTCTTTTACTAGAGAACATTCAACTGACCCCATCGACCAGATTCCAGAGTACCTCAGGACAACAATCTTCTGGAATCTCTTTCCAGGCTAACAGAAACCAGCAGAACACAGGTAACCCATTCCAGCAGTCAAACCTGAATCAAAGAAACTATGAAAGCAACTTCCGTTCCAATGACAACAACCGATTCTCAAGTGGAAGTCGGTCCCAGTCCGTTGCTCAGGTTCGATCAGGTTCATCGTTCAGTGACTTTAATGAAGAATCTAACGGAGTTTTTGAGCCCTTGAACCTTCCCTCTGGAGCCAGTGCCTTACTTGGAAGCATCTCCACTTCCTTTACCTGTGCTGACAGACCTTATGGATATTATGCTGACCAGCAAAACTCCTGCCGTGTCTTCCATGTCTGCAATCCTTATCTTTTCTCTGATGGAAAGGTTCAGAATTACCAGTATAG CTTCATGTGTGGCGAAGGCACCGTCTTCGACCAGAACGAGTTGACTTGTAAGGAGGAGTACGACGCAACCCCTTGCCAGGAGGCTGACAACTTCTACTTCAGAAACGAACAATTTGGGCGCCCAGAAGACAAGGCTTTCTAA